One segment of Palaemon carinicauda isolate YSFRI2023 chromosome 35, ASM3689809v2, whole genome shotgun sequence DNA contains the following:
- the LOC137627607 gene encoding uncharacterized protein, with amino-acid sequence MIRNDVAKALGLKGKCVRLAVTKLGDKTVTYSSKEYDLVLTDKDGNDVNVTAHGIDDITSQIVKETVAENLQLRESKFGMCVYGSHLDIVTLSVFRSNPGISVNHVSSTISDYDISVEPWVSYFCELFGTETLHFERNVKPTSAKGLPLLVIFSDSSTNAYGAVAYARWELESGAFESRLIVAKSRIAPSRQLSIPRLELCGAVLVCRMRKAIEDEITYKFSSLSIHGKYGPEFMALPLEVWPISQSVNCELPDRIHVNLAQYSVHEETIIDASRFNNYDMLIAVTARIFNIVKVNSFKGVLKKLEPGSLQEAERFWIMQAQKSLPENCEKLFQRLGPFQAEDVLYISYLHRVDHAGVDVTLCKLQSKFWVPSARKIIRSIKRGCTLCRKLDAKVEGQRMGQISDERMSPCPAVYHTAVDIFGHFQIKDNVKKRTTGKAYGVIFNCIITRAVYIDVVDGYDTYSFLKCFRRFTAVHGYPDTVHSDLGSQLVSASRELKNDINNWNIHEITEFGAKEGLKWKFNRSADAVWQNGVSEALIKSVKRSLSMLIGTTILTFSDLQTTFFEIANLMNERPIGLKPGMDVELGTYLCPNNLLLGRASNKVPSGSWSHQVTPRKG; translated from the exons ATGATCAGAAATGATGTGGCTAAGGCATTGGGACTGAAAGGAAAATGTGTCAGATTAGCTGTGACTAAATTGGGCGACAAAACTGTGACATACAGTAGTAAAGAGTATGATCTGGTTTTAACCGACAAGGATGGGAATGATGTCAATGTTACTGCTCATGGAATCGATGACATTACATCTCAAATCG TTAAAGAAACTGTGGCTGAAAATTTACAGCTCAGGGAATCAAAGTTTGGAATGTGTGTGTATGGCAGCCATCTCGACATTGTTACCTTATCAGTGTTTAGGAGTAATCCAGGCATTAGCGTTAATCATGTTTCCAGTACAATATCCGACTATGACATATCTGTAGAACCT TGGGTGTCATACTTTTGTGAATTATTTGGCACTGAAACCCTGCATTTTGAAAGAAATGTTAAGCCAACCTCAGCCAAAGGATTGCCTTTACTTGTTATCTTCAGTGATAGTTCAACAAATGCTTATGGTGCTGTTGCATATGCTAGGTGGGAGTTAGAGTCTGGTGCATTTGAGAGCAGGCTCATTGTGGCAAAAAGTAGGATAGCCCCTAGTAGACAGTTATCTATTCCAAGGCTTGAATTGTGTGGAGCTGTTCTAGTGTGCAGGATGCGTAAAGCCATTGaagatgaaattacatataaatttagTTCG TTGTCTATTCATGGAAAATATGGTCCAGAGTTCATGGCCCTTCCTTTAGAAGTGTGGCCTATCAGTCAATCGGTGAATTGTGAGTTACCTGATAGAATTCATGTTAATCTTGCACAATACTCTGTTCATGAAGAAACCATAATTGATGCGTCCAGATTCAACAACTATGATATGTTAATTGCAGTCACTGCTAGGATATTTAACATTGTTAAGGTGAATTCTTTTAAGGGTGTTCTAAAGAAACTTGAACCTGGATCACTCCAGGAAGCTGAGAGGTTTtggattatgcaagcacaaaaaagtcttcctgagaactgtgaaaaattatttcaaagatTAGGACCTTTTCAAGCTGAAGATG TCTTGTACATTAGTTATTTACACAGGGTGGATCATGCTGGAGTTGATGTTACACTATGTAAGCTTCAGTCTAAATTTTGGGTTCCTTCAGCACGTAAAATTATAAGATCGATAAAGAGAGGTTGTACTCTTTGCAGGAAACTAGATGCCAAAGTTGAAGGTCAAAGAATGGGTCAGATTTCTGATGAAAGAATGAGTCCTTGTCCAGCAGTCTATCACACTGCTGTggatatttttggacattttcaaatcaaagataatgtaaagaaaagaacAACTGGGAAAGCCTATGGTGTTATATTTAATTGTATTATTACACGTGCCGTGTATATTGATGTTGTAGATGGATATGATACTTATAGTTTTTTAAAGTGTTTCAGAAGATTTACAGCGGTTCATGGCTATCCTGATACTGTACACTCTGACTTAGGCTCACAATTGGTATCAGCAAGTAGAGAACTTAAGAATGATATTAACAACTGGAACATACATGAGATCACTGAATTTGGAGCAAAGGAaggcttgaaatggaaatttaatcggTCTGCAGATGCTGTATGGCAGAATGGGGTAAGTGAGGCCTTAATTAAGTCTGTAAAAAGATCCCTGTCAATGCTCATAGGAACTACTATTTTGACATTTAGTGATTTGCAGACAACATTTTTTGAAATAGCAAACTTAATGAATGAAAGGCCTATTGGATTAAAACCTGGTATGGATGTAGAATTAGGAACATATTTGTGTCCGAACAATTTACTTTTGGGTAGAGCAAGTAATAAAGTACCATCTGGTTCATGGTCTCATCAGGTAACACCAAGAAAAggttga
- the LOC137627606 gene encoding uncharacterized protein encodes MADKGKNGSSTGENNSAGMSLEAQKKAKQRRGTAKAKLTHKLDKFHEYMLDQMALEILEERYESVVKAYDEVELANEQYCNLLDENCDALLIEEANVYIKALEDRKCAAHVIFVKVKDEMQVKKVLKVKPIDVPRFHGDVRDYSNFKRDFFRLMQSNYGKDPFVLRQCLSGEALDTVRGADHDFDKMFERLDETFVNSRTIIDVVVEDIRSIKPISEGDSESFIKMVDKIEQCYLYLDQMSLAAEINTASLTSQIEKLLPPIQKREWVKLAECVDNRDLFGKLLEYLLSEKKSMKYLNANIRSNNNIKAKVNYTCTYEDQRSTKQGRESDVMERIAGLENAITNITDLFTKITEENAERNRNKICDNTRLHRCWYHGSDGHDILDCTTFQNLSINDRMESVKKKGICFNCLKGVHIARKCLKKSRCNAVDDNNETCGKLHHTIIHEGFITGNPFVSLKRNGVLFMVNKIKCGNQ; translated from the coding sequence ATGGCAGATAAAGGGAAAAATGGCAGCTCCACGGGGGAAAATAACAGTGCTGGGATGTCACTGGAGGCACAGAAGAAGGCCAAACAGCGGAGGGGAACCGCAAAGGCAAAACTAACACATAAGCTTGATAAGTTTCATGAGTATATGTTAGATCAAATGGCAttagaaattttagaagaaagataTGAGAGTGTTGTTAAGGCTTATGATGAAGTTGAACTAGCTAATGAACAGTATTGCAATTTATTAGATGAGAACTGTGATGCCCTATTGATAGAGGAGGCTAACGTTTATATCAAAGCATTAGAAGATAGAAAGTGTGCAGCTCATGTGATATTTGTGAAAGTTAAAGACGAAATGCAGgtgaaaaaagttttaaaagtaaaaccGATTGATGTGCCCAGGTTTCACGGAGATGTGAGAGATTATagcaatttcaagagagatttttttAGACTAATGCAATCAAATTATGGGAAAGATCCCTTTGTGCTAAGACAGTGTCTCTCAGGAGAGGCCTTGGATACAGTTCGTGGTGCAGATCATGACTTCGATAAAATGTTTGAGCGATTAGATGAAACTTTTGTGAACAGCAGAACCATTATTGATGTAGTAGTAGAGGACATAAGGTCAATTAAACCTATTTCCGAAGGGGATAGTGAGAGTTTCATTAAGATGGTTGATAAGATTGAGCAATGCTATCTTTACCTAGACCAAATGAGTTTGGCTGCAGAAATAAATACTGCTAGCCTGACTagccagatagaaaaactattaccaCCTATACAGAAACGTGAATGGGTTAAGTTAGCAGAGTGTGTAGATAATCGTGACCTATTCGGAAAGTTGTTGGAATACCTTTTGAgtgaaaagaaatcaatgaaataccttaatgctaatattagaagcaataataatattaaggctaaAGTGAATTATACCTGCACTTATGAAGATCAGCGTAGTACAAAGCAAGGAAGAGAGTCAGATGTGATGGAAAGGATAGCAGGACTAGAAAATGCTATTACAAATATCACTGACCTtttcactaaaattacagaagaaaatgctGAACGAAACAGGAATAAAATCTGTGACAACACAAGGCTGCATAGATGCTGGTATCATGGGTCAGATGGACATGATATCTTAGACTGTACAACTTTCCAAAACTTGAGTATCAATGACAGAATGGAGAGtgtaaagaagaaaggtatttgcTTTAATTGCCTTAAAGGTGTTCACATAGCAAGAAAATGTCTAAAGAAGTCCAGATGTAATGCTGTAGATGATAACAATGAAACTTGTGGGAAACTTCATCATACTATTATACATGAGGGATTCATAACAGGAAATCCCTTTGTAAGTCTGAAAAGAAACGGTGTTCTATTTATGGTTAACAAGATCAAGTGTGGCAATCAGTAG